The [Actinobacillus] rossii genome contains a region encoding:
- a CDS encoding YicC-like family, N-terminal region has product MIYSMTAFARHEIKKDWGDAVWEIRSVNQRYLENFFRLPEQFRGLENSLREKLRQNLTRGKIECSLRVDNKKVAATELNLNQDLANQVIQSLKWMKTQAGEGEINLTDVLRYPGVVETPEQDLDVISQDLLAAFDTLLQEFIAMRGREGEKLQTIIQQRLDAISVETNKVRSKMPEILQWQRDRLLQRFEEIKISPDPIRLEQEMILLAQRVDVAEELDRLQMHVKETTSILKKGGAVGRKLDFMMQELNRESNTLASKSINAEITASAVELKVLIEQMREQIQNLE; this is encoded by the coding sequence ATGATTTACAGCATGACTGCTTTTGCACGCCACGAGATTAAAAAAGATTGGGGCGATGCGGTATGGGAAATTCGCTCGGTTAACCAACGTTATTTAGAAAATTTTTTCCGTTTACCTGAACAATTCCGTGGTTTAGAAAACAGCTTGCGTGAGAAACTGCGCCAAAATTTAACTCGCGGTAAAATTGAATGCAGCTTGCGTGTTGATAATAAAAAAGTGGCTGCCACAGAATTAAATCTCAACCAAGATTTAGCCAATCAAGTAATTCAATCATTAAAATGGATGAAAACTCAAGCTGGCGAAGGGGAAATTAATCTAACGGACGTATTGCGTTATCCAGGTGTAGTGGAAACGCCAGAGCAAGATCTGGATGTGATTAGCCAAGATTTATTAGCAGCATTTGATACGTTGTTGCAAGAATTTATTGCTATGCGCGGTCGCGAAGGGGAAAAATTACAAACGATTATTCAGCAACGTTTAGATGCTATTTCGGTTGAGACAAACAAAGTGCGGTCAAAAATGCCAGAGATTTTACAATGGCAACGAGATCGCTTGTTGCAACGTTTTGAAGAAATAAAAATTTCCCCAGATCCTATACGTTTAGAACAAGAAATGATCTTGTTAGCTCAACGTGTAGATGTAGCAGAAGAATTGGATCGTTTGCAAATGCACGTCAAAGAAACTACGTCCATTTTGAAAAAAGGTGGCGCCGTTGGACGTAAATTAGACTTTATGATGCAAGAACTTAATCGTGAATCAAATACCTTAGCCTCAAAATCTATCAATGCAGAGATCACAGCTTCCGCTGTAGAATTAAAAGTATTGATTGAACAAATGCGCGAACAAATTCAAAACTTGGAGTAA
- the ygfZ gene encoding aminomethyltransferase: MAVIHLSQYQLIEIAGVDAEKYLQGQVTADVTKLAIGASTLTAHCDPKGKMTGIFRLIRLSTEQFYMLVRSALLPTALDQLKKYAVFSKVTFTPVEAKIVGLIDENSEISAQVCVEFGNRKILINPESAVNISDDFARWDLADIQQGYPILSDKTQGEFIPQALNLQAIEQAISFSKGCYIGQETVARAKYRGANKRAMFAFKAKTDFIPKIGSEIEMQLESGWRQTGTILSAVNFDGVLWLQVVLSNQLEENQVVRLPETQENLEILPLPYEL, from the coding sequence ATGGCAGTCATTCATCTTAGCCAATATCAATTGATTGAGATTGCAGGCGTTGATGCGGAAAAATATTTACAAGGACAAGTCACCGCTGATGTGACAAAACTTGCAATCGGTGCATCAACCTTAACCGCACATTGCGATCCCAAAGGCAAAATGACAGGGATTTTCCGCTTAATTCGCCTTTCTACAGAACAATTTTATATGCTTGTGAGAAGTGCATTATTACCGACTGCTCTTGATCAGTTAAAAAAATATGCCGTTTTTTCAAAAGTAACGTTTACACCTGTGGAAGCTAAAATTGTCGGCTTAATTGACGAAAATAGCGAAATTTCGGCGCAAGTTTGTGTTGAATTCGGCAATCGAAAAATCCTGATTAACCCTGAGAGTGCGGTGAATATTAGCGATGATTTTGCGCGTTGGGATCTTGCCGATATTCAGCAAGGCTATCCAATTTTAAGCGATAAAACACAAGGCGAATTTATTCCACAAGCGCTAAATTTGCAAGCCATTGAACAAGCTATTTCTTTCTCAAAAGGCTGTTACATTGGGCAAGAAACCGTAGCGCGTGCAAAATATCGCGGTGCGAATAAACGGGCAATGTTTGCATTTAAAGCGAAAACAGATTTTATCCCCAAAATTGGAAGTGAAATTGAAATGCAATTGGAAAGTGGTTGGCGCCAAACCGGCACGATTCTAAGTGCGGTTAATTTTGACGGTGTTTTATGGTTACAGGTTGTATTGAGCAATCAACTTGAAGAAAATCAAGTAGTTAGACTTCCAGAAACCCAAGAGAATTTAGAAATATTACCTTTGCCGTATGAGTTATAA
- the yqgF gene encoding Holliday junction resolvase-like protein: protein MGVTVIAFDFGTKSIGCAVGQSITGTAQALPAFKAQDGIPNWDAIEKCLKEWKPDVVVVGLPLNMDGTEQDLTHRARKFGNRLNARFGVTVQWQDERLTTTQARTEIFERGGFRALKKGKVDGISACLILESWFEENPVESHE from the coding sequence ATGGGTGTCACCGTTATTGCCTTTGATTTTGGTACAAAAAGTATTGGTTGCGCCGTAGGGCAAAGTATTACTGGTACCGCTCAGGCGCTGCCTGCATTCAAAGCACAAGACGGTATTCCCAATTGGGATGCGATTGAAAAGTGTCTCAAGGAATGGAAACCTGACGTAGTGGTAGTCGGTTTACCTCTGAATATGGATGGTACCGAACAAGATCTCACCCACCGCGCACGCAAATTTGGAAACCGTTTAAATGCGCGTTTTGGTGTCACCGTTCAATGGCAAGATGAACGACTGACTACCACACAAGCACGTACCGAAATATTTGAACGAGGCGGTTTTCGTGCTTTGAAAAAAGGTAAAGTGGATGGTATTTCGGCTTGTTTAATTTTAGAAAGTTGGTTTGAAGAAAACCCTGTAGAAAGTCATGAGTGA